A genomic window from Fibrobacterota bacterium includes:
- a CDS encoding response regulator → MEEPARKFHERLWQLAKRGKSCLAGFGFAALVGLAAALFLGWSESSRQRERILLAVSDIAQQMEVADLRKLKGDSTDLESPEYLHMKAHLMAQRANVDQMRFVYLMRRDSDGRVRFLCDSEAPGSKDESPPGQEYPEISPVLSAAFDSPTPVLDGPYSDRWGTWISGVQPIRDPSDGSIIAVLGMDFSARDASRSILHAHLRGAALGLLLALGWLAMMFFRRRWRRALEEDPPRYPPTILLRLGPAVVVTFMGMATALGAFFEADRRATDQFEKSLRHEAGVRVDALRSGVLLARISMELLAHHVEAAQDAIHPEGWWLMANHMMDMEGAESVCWVPVVRDEDLPAFLSALSRLEKRPVELFEVVGGQRVRALAHEVHYPIAQAVPRERRLELLGWDLARQDGPRKAFEMARSEGRTFLTEPERSLDGTISVKLVSTAFTPAMPLRTRKEREDAIKGYAVAAFEMSRFLETHLRSTPSMGLDLFVEDLQAPPGLGRILEHRESDSNAVRDTSRRWDYSYVMDAGGRPWKITVIPTKAFLGRFLDRQHFWILPFGLFVSLLLAQMVSWLYGQRLRSEILVIHRTRDLRESNACTMAALAEVARQREAVHRSEERLVLTLEVVGEGLCEINLSKRTIQHNRVWSRIMGQPEDHELEHSLEEFFASLPPDEAALVAEGLEEARCEPGPFFLEFRIDAQGEGERWVQMKGRFLSEDQGGTETILATISDVTERRAAADRLLEMNRELGRSRMEAQRLAKDAQQASQSKSQFLANMSHEIRTPMNGVLGMIGLLLDTTLTDDQRRFAKIVRASAEALLSIINDILDFSKIESGKLELEKIPFDLRSTLDDVASTLALHSQERGLEFVIAADPDIPERIEGDPVRLRQILLNLAGNALKFTASGEVSVRVSIESRMGDELRLMFSVKDTGIGIPPAKQGELFKSFSQVDASTSRKFGGTGLGLAISKQLSEMMGGRIGLESEPGRGSTFWFSIATREMEATDSWDGKALLGGRHILVVDDSATNREILLWQLASWGAIVQTAASGQEALELLETSRTENVHFDAAILDMKMPNMNGEELARRIHAQEEFQALPMMLMTSLAPSEPVERLAQVGIRLRLSKPVRSSDLREALSVLLGGPKQVAPEPRAPVAASNVRRRILVAEDNAINQLVAQGILSSLGYDVHLVANGLLAVQALESEDFDLVLMDCQMPELNGFDATRMIRSADSRALNPKIPIIALTANALDDDRDLCLEAGMDDYLAKPFAPEALNAVLTRWFSDSPTQTT, encoded by the coding sequence ATGGAAGAACCGGCGCGTAAATTCCACGAGCGTCTCTGGCAGCTCGCTAAACGTGGAAAGTCCTGTTTGGCGGGATTCGGCTTTGCCGCGCTGGTGGGTCTGGCGGCGGCGCTTTTCCTGGGTTGGAGCGAATCCAGCAGGCAGCGCGAGCGGATCCTGCTGGCGGTTTCGGACATCGCCCAACAGATGGAAGTGGCGGATCTTCGCAAGCTCAAAGGAGATTCCACCGACTTGGAGTCCCCGGAATACTTGCACATGAAAGCGCATCTGATGGCCCAAAGGGCCAATGTCGATCAGATGCGGTTTGTCTATCTGATGCGGCGCGACTCCGACGGGCGCGTGCGGTTTTTGTGCGACTCGGAGGCACCCGGCAGCAAGGACGAATCTCCACCAGGCCAGGAATACCCGGAGATTTCCCCTGTCCTTTCCGCCGCGTTCGATTCTCCCACACCCGTGCTGGATGGGCCCTATTCCGATCGCTGGGGAACCTGGATTTCCGGTGTCCAGCCCATCCGCGACCCCTCCGACGGAAGCATCATCGCCGTGCTGGGCATGGACTTTTCCGCTCGGGACGCGTCGCGTTCCATTCTGCATGCCCACCTGCGAGGCGCGGCTCTGGGATTGCTTCTGGCCTTGGGCTGGCTGGCCATGATGTTCTTCCGACGCCGCTGGCGACGTGCGCTGGAAGAAGACCCCCCCCGGTATCCTCCCACCATCCTCCTGCGCTTGGGACCTGCCGTGGTCGTGACCTTCATGGGGATGGCCACCGCGTTGGGGGCGTTTTTCGAAGCGGACCGACGCGCCACCGACCAATTCGAGAAATCGTTGCGCCACGAAGCGGGAGTCCGGGTGGATGCCTTGCGCAGCGGAGTCCTTCTGGCCCGGATCAGCATGGAACTTCTGGCCCACCATGTCGAGGCGGCTCAAGATGCCATCCATCCGGAGGGTTGGTGGCTGATGGCCAACCACATGATGGACATGGAAGGCGCGGAGTCTGTCTGCTGGGTGCCTGTCGTGCGCGACGAGGATCTGCCGGCTTTCCTTTCCGCGCTTTCCCGTCTGGAAAAGCGACCCGTGGAGCTGTTCGAAGTCGTTGGCGGCCAGCGCGTGCGAGCGCTCGCCCACGAGGTCCATTATCCGATCGCCCAAGCCGTGCCCCGGGAACGCCGACTCGAACTGCTGGGTTGGGACCTCGCCAGGCAAGACGGCCCTCGCAAGGCCTTCGAAATGGCACGCTCCGAAGGGAGAACCTTCCTGACGGAGCCCGAGCGCAGTCTCGACGGCACCATCTCGGTCAAACTGGTCTCCACCGCCTTCACGCCGGCGATGCCCCTGCGCACGCGCAAGGAGCGGGAGGACGCCATCAAAGGCTATGCGGTCGCCGCCTTCGAGATGAGTCGTTTCCTGGAAACGCACTTGCGTTCCACGCCCTCGATGGGGCTTGATCTATTTGTCGAGGACCTCCAGGCCCCACCGGGTCTCGGGCGGATTCTCGAGCACCGGGAGTCGGATTCCAATGCCGTGCGCGACACGTCCCGACGATGGGACTACTCCTACGTGATGGACGCCGGAGGACGCCCGTGGAAGATCACCGTGATCCCGACCAAGGCCTTCCTGGGGAGGTTCCTGGATCGCCAGCACTTCTGGATCCTTCCGTTCGGACTGTTCGTTTCGCTCCTTCTGGCCCAGATGGTCTCCTGGCTGTACGGGCAGAGGCTGCGCTCGGAAATCCTGGTCATCCACCGCACGAGGGACCTGCGCGAGTCGAACGCCTGCACCATGGCGGCCTTGGCGGAAGTCGCGCGCCAGCGCGAGGCGGTGCACCGCAGCGAAGAGAGACTGGTGCTCACCTTGGAGGTGGTGGGAGAAGGACTCTGCGAGATCAACCTTTCCAAGCGCACCATCCAGCACAACCGCGTATGGTCCCGAATCATGGGGCAGCCGGAAGACCACGAGCTGGAGCACTCCCTGGAGGAGTTCTTCGCCTCGCTCCCTCCCGACGAAGCCGCCCTGGTGGCCGAAGGCCTGGAGGAGGCGCGCTGCGAGCCGGGCCCGTTCTTCCTGGAGTTCCGCATCGACGCCCAAGGCGAGGGCGAACGCTGGGTCCAGATGAAAGGACGATTCCTGTCGGAAGACCAAGGCGGAACGGAAACCATCCTGGCCACCATCTCCGACGTGACCGAGCGGCGCGCGGCCGCCGATCGGCTCCTGGAAATGAACCGCGAGCTCGGGCGCTCCCGCATGGAAGCCCAGCGCCTGGCCAAGGACGCCCAGCAGGCCAGCCAATCGAAGAGTCAATTTCTGGCCAACATGAGCCACGAGATCCGCACTCCCATGAACGGTGTCCTGGGCATGATCGGGCTTCTGCTGGACACCACGCTGACCGACGACCAGCGGCGCTTCGCCAAGATCGTGCGGGCCAGCGCGGAAGCGTTGCTTTCCATCATCAACGACATCCTGGATTTTTCCAAGATCGAATCGGGCAAACTGGAGCTGGAGAAGATTCCCTTCGATCTGCGCTCCACCCTCGACGACGTCGCCTCCACCCTGGCCCTGCATTCGCAGGAGCGCGGGTTGGAATTCGTGATCGCCGCCGATCCGGACATCCCCGAGCGCATCGAGGGCGATCCGGTGCGCCTGCGACAGATTCTGCTGAACCTGGCGGGCAACGCCCTGAAGTTCACGGCCTCCGGCGAGGTGTCCGTGCGGGTTTCCATCGAGTCGCGGATGGGCGACGAACTTCGCCTGATGTTTTCCGTCAAGGACACCGGGATCGGCATTCCGCCGGCCAAGCAGGGGGAACTTTTCAAGAGCTTTTCGCAGGTGGACGCGAGCACATCGCGCAAATTCGGCGGAACGGGGCTCGGCTTGGCCATCTCCAAGCAACTTTCCGAGATGATGGGTGGACGCATCGGCCTGGAGAGCGAGCCGGGCCGGGGCAGCACCTTCTGGTTTTCCATCGCCACCCGCGAGATGGAGGCGACCGACAGCTGGGACGGGAAGGCGCTGTTGGGCGGGCGGCACATCCTGGTGGTGGACGACAGCGCCACCAACCGCGAGATCCTGCTGTGGCAACTGGCCTCGTGGGGAGCGATCGTGCAGACCGCCGCCTCGGGCCAGGAAGCGCTGGAGCTCCTGGAAACGTCCCGGACGGAAAACGTCCACTTCGACGCGGCGATCCTGGACATGAAGATGCCCAACATGAACGGCGAGGAACTGGCCCGGCGCATCCATGCGCAGGAGGAATTCCAGGCCCTGCCGATGATGCTCATGACCTCGCTGGCCCCCTCCGAACCCGTCGAGCGCCTCGCGCAGGTGGGCATCCGCCTGCGGCTGTCGAAACCCGTCCGGTCTTCCGATCTGCGCGAAGCCCTGTCCGTCCTGCTGGGAGGGCCGAAACAGGTCGCCCCCGAGCCACGGGCTCCCGTGGCGGCAAGCAACGTGCGACGACGGATCCTGGTCGCCGAAGACAACGCGATCAACCAACTGGTGGCCCAAGGGATCCTGTCCAGCCTGGGATACGACGTCCACCTGGTGGCCAACGGGCTTTTGGCGGTCCAGGCGCTGGAATCGGAGGACTTCGATCTGGTCCTGATGGACTGCCAGATGCCCGAACTCAACGGCTTCGATGCCACCCGCATGATCCGCTCGGCGGACTCCCGAGCCTTGAACCCGAAGATCCCCATCATCGCCCTGACCGCCAACGCACTCGACGACGACCGCGATCTCTGCCTGGAAGCCGGAATGGACGACTATTTGGCCAAACCCTTCGCTCCGGAGGCGTTGAACGCGGTGCTCACCCGCTGGTTCTCCGACTCCCCGACCCAAACGACCTGA
- a CDS encoding phosphotransferase, whose translation MASLTPVPSVTMTPKIGSLLGTLGHHPPFSPTIAGSAGSGRAYWRIGTLDHTHIVLQSHAQDAEYDRFLSITEHLREAGLRVPRVYGSDDAARQVVLEDLGSTLLLSQAHGCGFPGSGDAEALRKIYLPALEALARWQRVGGQAMAGCPYLTDRVFDLGPLLWETSYFARRCAEESFALAPERLAEPALLAEFARLALRVEAHPRTLMHRDFQSQNLMHRPDGIWFIDYQGARAGSRWYDLASLLWDPYVAMPMDLRHKLFEDFADLSGTEASESAWSDLLDAALQRVMQALGAYGFLSRHKGLPWFSQFLAPGLGILRETLQERGGHSALVALVTDLQDREPRSA comes from the coding sequence TTGGCCAGCCTGACTCCCGTTCCTTCCGTGACGATGACCCCGAAGATCGGCTCCCTGCTGGGAACGCTGGGCCACCATCCTCCGTTTTCGCCGACCATCGCGGGCAGCGCCGGATCCGGCCGCGCCTACTGGCGCATCGGCACCCTGGACCATACGCACATCGTGCTGCAGAGCCACGCGCAAGACGCCGAGTACGACCGTTTTCTGTCCATCACCGAGCATCTTCGCGAGGCGGGCCTTCGCGTTCCACGCGTGTACGGCTCCGACGACGCTGCCCGTCAGGTGGTCTTGGAAGACCTGGGATCCACCTTGCTTTTGTCGCAAGCCCATGGATGCGGGTTCCCCGGCTCGGGCGACGCCGAGGCTCTCCGGAAGATCTATCTCCCCGCGCTGGAAGCCCTGGCCCGGTGGCAACGGGTGGGCGGCCAAGCAATGGCCGGATGCCCCTACCTCACGGACCGCGTCTTCGACCTGGGGCCCTTGCTCTGGGAAACGAGCTACTTCGCGCGCCGGTGCGCGGAGGAATCCTTCGCCCTGGCGCCGGAACGCCTGGCCGAACCCGCCCTGCTGGCCGAATTCGCCCGCCTGGCCTTGCGGGTGGAAGCCCACCCTCGCACCCTGATGCACCGGGATTTCCAATCGCAGAACCTGATGCACCGTCCCGACGGCATCTGGTTCATCGACTACCAAGGCGCCCGCGCCGGAAGTCGCTGGTACGATCTCGCCTCGCTGCTTTGGGACCCCTATGTGGCCATGCCCATGGACTTGCGCCACAAGCTTTTCGAAGACTTCGCGGATCTTTCCGGGACGGAGGCTTCCGAATCCGCATGGTCGGATCTTTTGGATGCGGCCTTGCAGCGGGTGATGCAGGCCTTGGGTGCCTATGGCTTCCTTTCCCGCCACAAGGGTCTTCCCTGGTTCTCGCAGTTTCTCGCTCCGGGATTGGGGATCCTTCGCGAAACTCTCCAGGAACGAGGCGGCCACTCCGCCTTGGTCGCACTGGTCACAGACCTTCAGGATCGGGAACCCCGAAGCGCCTGA